ATTCTTCTCCTCGAAAGTGCGGCCGGACAAACAAGTAGTTGAAAAAGATGGTGGGATCGATATTCAATTTCCCTTGACTTTTTAGTAGGCATTGCTGAAACTCTTCCATCTGTTTTCTTGTCGACCGCCCATGTCCTGAGCCTATAATCAGGAGTATTCCCTTACTCAAGCGATGACTCGCATACTTGCCATCACCAATCAAAAAGGCGGGAGTGGGAAAACGACAACCGCCGTGAATCTGGCCGCGACGCTGGGCGAACTCAAGCGTCGAGTGTTATTGGTTGACCTTGATCCGCAGGCCTCAGCCTCCAATTGGTTTGGGATTACCGAAGAGGGGAAAGGCCTCTTCGAGGCCTTTACGGAATCTCGAAATCTCAAGGATCTCATCCATCAGACCTGTGTGCCCTTGGTTGAAATGATCCCTTCTTCCGCCTGGCTGGTGGGGGTGGATAAGGCGTTGGCCGGGGAAGTCGGGGCAGAGATGATTCTCAAACGGCATCTCGCTGAGTTGTCTGATCAATGGGATTATATTCTTCTTGATTGTTCGCCCACGCTTGGCATTGTCACCATCAACGCGTTAGTCGCCGCCAAAGAAATCCTCATTCCTGTCGAGGCCCATGTGATGGCCTTGCGCGGATTGGCGCATTTGCTTCAAACGGTGGAGACGATCCGTTCCAGATTGAACGCGGATTTGGCGATTTCAGGGATTCTGGCCTGTCGGGTCGATGCTCGCACGCGGCATGGCTTAGAAGTGGTTGCCCAACTCCGGGAGCGTTTTGGCAAGCAGGTGTTTCAGGTCGTGGTGAGGGAAAGTATTCGGTTGGCGGAATGTCCATCATTCGGAAAACCCGTGACCCTTTATGATCCACAGGGGAATGGCGCCAAAGACTATCGGAATTTGGCCAAAGAAGTGAAAAGACAGGAAAGCCGAGCAGGAGTATAAGGGGCAAGCATTTTCGCTGTTTTGCAAAGGAGATCTGGTTAATGAGCAAACGAAGCACCATCGGGAACAATCCACTGGATGAGATCATTCCCAACCCATTGGGGACTGCGATCCCTGACCAACATGAAGGTTTAGCACCGTCAGCGCTTCACGACGTTGGGAAGCCGGAAAATGATGCAAAGCCTGCCGGGAAGCAAACGGTGCGAGGTCGTGTTCCTGAAAACAAAACGCAGGGGACACGGCTTCATGCGGTTTCACAGAATGCCGGGCCTCAACGGAAATCTAAAAGCCCCCAGGAGGGTCCTGTATCGGTCGCTCAATTACACGTAGAGGTGCTTCCGGCGACCGGTGAATTCACGGAACGGCTTGTCGAACTCGAAGAGGAGAATCTTTGCCTGAAGTGGGCATTGGGATTGATTCTCGCGCCTCTTGTCCTGTTAGCCTTACTGGGCTAGGTCCGATATGCTCGAATGGCACTCTCCGTCCGACTCAAAAGGGAGGGATGTGTACATGGTCTTCCTAAGAAAAAACTTACCAAACCTTTGTGAAATGGCATTGGCATCCAGGCTGCAGCTCATAGGCCGGTTGCTTAAACAACATCCGCCCTTTGTATCGATTCTGCTCTGAACGGTATCCACTTCCCATTGATTTCGGGCTTCAAGGATGGTGAAAAAACCGATTAGCATTGGAAGGTGCTCCCAGTGCAGGTACATTGTTTCCGGCTACAAGAGCAGGGCTTGCTGCAACTGACCGAGGAAAGACCTTCGTCATCATGGCTCGGGGATGGGATCGTCCGTTTATTGGATATTGATAATCCCGACCTTACCAAAGAGCTGCCTGAGCTTCTTGCACCCTTGCAACTGGATGACGCCTTGATGGACAAAGTCAAATCCCAAGGCGGGGGCGTGGGTGTGGAAACCTTCTCCCACGCCTTGTTTCTTCGATTCCCACGCCCGGCCTTACATGATTTTAAGGATCCCTATATAACGGCCATCTGTGTGCGAGAAACTCTCATTGTCCTTCACAATGAACTCTATTTGCCCCCGGACCAAATTCTCGCGAGGATCGATCGGTTCGGCGGGATCGGAACTTCCACCATCACGGATCTGCTTCTCCATATCCTGTTGTTGGGCATTAATCGTGATATCGAACTGTATCAGCAAACTCGACAGATGATTGCGGAATTGTCAAATGACTTTGACCAGTGTCTCAATACCGATGTTCTCAATGATATTCAGAATCTGACCAATCACGTGAGCCGTCTCCAATCAACGACCGAGGATCGTCTTATTCTTATGGGAAGCTTACTCACGTTGAAATCTTCTTTATTGGATTTGCATGAAGTACGGTTGTATTTTAAGGAAGCCATGAACGAATTAAACCAAATGCAGCGTTGGCTGGAACGTTTAGAGGGTCGGCTGAACGGGTTATCCCAACATTACAATTTGTCACTCCAGAATAGCACGAACAACCGCCTTCGAATCCTGACGGTGATTTCAGCCATCTTTATGCCGCTGACCCTGATTGCCGGCATTTACGGCATGAACTTTCCTAATATGCCCGAACTTCAGATACCCTACGGGTATTTTATCCTTCTTGGTCTCATGGCCGTGATTGGTGGGGGATTGGGAATATTTTTCTATGTGCGGGGCTGGTTTGATTAGAGGCCCTCTTCGATTAGGGGGCTGTTGAAAAAAGCCGCCAGCGGCGTTCTCGCCATTTTCCCGTGCTCACGTACTGAAAGTACGCTCTGCCACCAGAAATATCCTCTTGGGAAAGTCGTTTGGAAGCCTTCCCATTTTCAATCGGTAAACCTATTTGTCAGGGAATGAGTCCTCACCCGGTTCTTTTTCCGTTTCATCTTTGGGTTGCGGGCTGTCTTCAAGTATCGATGCGAACTCATTCCAGGAAATGGCGCCGTCCTGATCCTTGTCGAGTGCTTTTAAGACGCCTTCCACCCATAGGGTTCGGGTCAGGAAATTTCCTATCTTGGCATCGGCGAGGAGTTGCTCCAACGCGGATGAACCGATCTTGGAATCCTGGCCATCGATCGAATCGTAATGGTCGAAACCTTTACGAAAATCACCCTCAAAATTCTCTTTGACCAGCCGACGAATTTTTTTTATCAACTCCTCCTCTTCGGCCCCCACGGCATCTCCTTTCTATCGATTGCAGGGTTTGGCTTCTGCATCAGTCTGGTGTGGTGTTTTTTGAAACTCGAAGATAAAATCATCCGGAGTTTTTAGTCGGAGTTCATCCCCCCGGAAGGTATAGTCAAGGCGAATGTGTTCACGGGCTGGCGATGCGGTCAAAAGGAGAGCATGGCCTTGAATGAGGTAGGTTCCCGAATGGCAAACGCCATCAGGTTCCAGCCATGTGAATGTTCCATGCCGGTCCAGGATCAATCTGACATTCCTGCCTGGGTTGGAGGCCGGCACCCCGGAAAAAAAGGGGGAGGGATGGGTAATCTCAGTGCTTCCCCACGACCCTGTCAAGAGGTGGTCTTGCGTTACACATGCACCAATCCCGACTGCGCAACATACGGCGAACGCCAACCAGAGTCGGCTCAAGCATACCTGCCCTTGTCGATAGGGATTCATCATTCATTCTCGAAGTGGATCGTTGTTGCCTCTGAGGCCAATTATCTCTGAGAGAAAAAACGTGTCCAGAGCGGGGCGAGGAACCAGAAGGCAATCGCGCCATTGACGTTGTTGAAGGAGATGAGAATAGAACCCATCGCAAAAAGTGGGGCGGGGTACATGGCCCACAAGTTCGGGTTTGTCCATAGTTTTGGAGCACCATCCAGATGCCAATCACGTTTGGCAGCCACATATTGGTGGAGGAGCAGCAGGGAAAAACTGGCCAGACCAAGAATTGCGGAGAAAATGATGACGGCAATGGCATCTTCTTCATAATGTCCGAGCAGCGAGGCCGCGTAAGGGATGAGAGATACAAACATCAGATGAACAAAGTTCAACCAGAATGTCTTTTCATCGCATTTCTGGAGATGCTTGAGAATCCAAAAATTTCTCATCCACAAAAACGCCGCCATATAAAAACTGAGTATCCAGGCAGCAAAATTCGGGATCTGTTCCTGCAGGTCGGAAAGTAGCTGCCCTGTAGTCAGGCCCGGAGTTTCAGGCACCTTCAGGTCCAGCACCAGCAGGGTGATCACGATTGCATACACACCGTCAGTGAGAGCATTGAGTCGTTCCAGTGAGGTGAGATGGCCTAAAAAGATGCCTCGACTCCAATTTCTCATTTGCCGGTGGTGTCCTTGAAAATGCGTAGACCCTCACACCTCTTTTGTCTCGTATATCCAGGAGTGTGAGTGACGTATTGTGCGACGATGAAGTGTTGCCCGGCATGGAAAACCAGTGCAATGTTGAAAATATTACCCTATAAAAGACCGGGAGTGCTACTCCGGGGCGTTTGCGATTTAACGGTTATTCCTGAAACACCTCGGAATTGACATGGAGGAACAGCATGAAAATCAAATACGTTAGAGGAGCGTGAAGCGTCCAATGCAGGAAGAGGCGATTTCATATGCGACGATTCAGAGTTGGGTGGGCCTTTGGACCGAACGCGCGGACAAACCTTCGGACTTGTTGTGCAGAGACCTCAATGTCCTCATTCAGTAAAATCCAGGGCGCTTCCTTGGAACAGGGTGTCTCGTCAATGATCCCTCATGAAAAGAGAGATGGTTCGTGTCATTCGGCAGAGAGGGTTTCATTGTGAAGGCCGGATCCTCTGTCTCCCGCTTCCATCGGAATTCGATCCCCCGGTTTTTGTTCGATCCATGTCCCGGCCTGATCCAGGATGGGATTGCATTCCTCATTTTGAATCACTATACCAATGCCCGCCGGGTGGCCGACCGGTTAAATGCCATTCTAGAGGACAGCATTTTTCATCAATGTGATGTTCACTTGGATCATCCCTCCAACAAATCGCCAATAAGAAATTCATCTACCTGTGGATTCGGGAAGAGACATATCGCCGCTCGGGGTGTGAAACGGATAGACGGCCTTCCAATCCTGTTTCATATCTACCACCGTCCACCCTTTGCCTTTCGCTTCGTCCAGTGCCTTATCCAGACGGCCGATGGATGATTTGCGGTCATAGGCCCATTCCCGCTCAGCGTCTGTGTGGTGGATGAGAGCCATGAAGCGTGCTCCGCTTCCGCTTGCCGTCCACTGGAGCATTTGAAGATCGCCGTCTGAGTTGCCGAAGGCAAGGATGGGCCTCCGGCCGATGTGTGTTTGAATGCCGACAGGCTTGCCGTCCTTGTCGTCAATGAAATTGATTTCAGGAAGTTTGACGAGTACCGGATCCCCATCGCGCTCCGCATATTTCAACTTGCCGCTGCTGCCGACGACCTGTTCGGGTGGGATGCCATACACGCGCTCCGTCCACGGCCGCATGAACTC
The DNA window shown above is from Nitrospiraceae bacterium and carries:
- a CDS encoding ParA family protein; the protein is MTRILAITNQKGGSGKTTTAVNLAATLGELKRRVLLVDLDPQASASNWFGITEEGKGLFEAFTESRNLKDLIHQTCVPLVEMIPSSAWLVGVDKALAGEVGAEMILKRHLAELSDQWDYILLDCSPTLGIVTINALVAAKEILIPVEAHVMALRGLAHLLQTVETIRSRLNADLAISGILACRVDARTRHGLEVVAQLRERFGKQVFQVVVRESIRLAECPSFGKPVTLYDPQGNGAKDYRNLAKEVKRQESRAGV
- a CDS encoding EF-hand domain-containing protein — encoded protein: MGAEEEELIKKIRRLVKENFEGDFRKGFDHYDSIDGQDSKIGSSALEQLLADAKIGNFLTRTLWVEGVLKALDKDQDGAISWNEFASILEDSPQPKDETEKEPGEDSFPDK
- a CDS encoding DUF1211 domain-containing protein; translation: MITLLVLDLKVPETPGLTTGQLLSDLQEQIPNFAAWILSFYMAAFLWMRNFWILKHLQKCDEKTFWLNFVHLMFVSLIPYAASLLGHYEEDAIAVIIFSAILGLASFSLLLLHQYVAAKRDWHLDGAPKLWTNPNLWAMYPAPLFAMGSILISFNNVNGAIAFWFLAPLWTRFFSQR